Within Flavobacterium pisciphilum, the genomic segment TCAGACGTTTTTGTTGGCTCTAGATTAAATAAGACAGTGATTTTTAGCAGCAAAATGGATCGAATTGTTTTTAGCCCTTACTGGACAGTTCCTCAAAGCATTGTTAAAAATGAGTTGAAATCTGTAATAGCTTCCGATAAGAATTATTTAAAAGATCACAACATGGAGTGGTATAACGGAACTATTAGACAAAAGCCAGGTCCTAACAATTCGTTAGGATTAGTAAAATTTTTATTTCCGAATCCAAATGACATCTACATGCACGACACTCCTGCAAAAAGTTTATTTCTAGCTCAAGACAGAGCATTTAGTCATGGCTGTATAAATGTTCAAAAAGCCAAAGATTTAGCAGTTGCTATTTTAAAAGATTATCCAGATTGGCCTATTGATCGTATTAATAATGCTATGAGCGGTGAGAAAGAAACGGTTTGCATGCTAAAAACCAAAATCCCAGTTTACATTGGTTATTTTACTGCTTGGGTAAATGATGCTGGTGAGATTAGTTTTTACAAAGATGTATATGACAGAGATAGTCGCTTATCTACATTGTTATTTCCTGATAAAACAATCAACTAAATACACAACTCTCTGTGTAATTCTAAAAATGGCATATACTCATAAAAATAATTACATTTTGCCAATTATACTATATTATTTGTTCCAAAAAAAGACCCGACCAGCGGTTATGCTGTCGGGTCGGGAACCAAAACTCAATTCTAATTAATTGCTCAGATTAATTATTCGTATTTAAGATATTTAAGTATATCTATTTTTGTTACTTGATATGCTTTTGCCAAAACAATCACCAAAGTTAAGAAAAGTAACACAATCAATGCAATAATAAAAGGCAAGACAGGGACATCAATTCTAAAGGCAAAATTCTCTAACCATTTACTAAGCAAGAAATAGGCAGGAAATACTCCAACCACAAAGCCTAACAAACAAAAAAGCACATATTGTTTTGATAGTTCTTTAAGCAAAACATCCGTTTCTGCACCAAGTGTTTTTCTAATGGCAATTTCTTTCAATCTTCTTTCCATCGAAAATGATGCTAAAGCAAATAATCCAAAAATAGCGATAACAATCACAATCATATTAAGCACAAAAAATAAGTTTTTTTGTTTCACCTGCTCCTTGTATGTTTTTGCAAATGCTTTATCTACAAATTGATAATTAAAAGGATAATCGGGATTCACATTCTTTTTCCAATAAGTCTCTAATTTAGAAATTGTTTCTGTTAGATTTTCAGGCGAAACTTTTATATATACTTTGCCTAAATTATTCCATTTTAAGGTCTTAATATTAACAAAAATCATTGGTGGAACTTTATTCTTAAATCCTGTAAGGTGAAAATCTTTTACCACACCTACAACTTTAAATTTCATATTACCATCTTTATTACCCCAACCTGAGCTAATAACTGTATTTATTGGATTTTTAAGATTTAATACCTTAGCACATGTTTCATTTATCAACCAATTATTTATACTGTCTGATGCATACTTAGGTGACAAGTCTCTCCCCTGAACCATTTTAATTTTCATCATTTCAAGAAAACCAAAATCCATCTCTACGTTTCCAGGTTGTATAAAAACACCATTGTGTTTGAATCCTGAACTAGAATTTGTTCCTTCTCCAAAAGAGCCTGCAAAAGTAGAAACATTCTCAACCCCTTTCATTTTCATCAATTCCTGTTTGGTTGTAAAATATTTCTCTAGTCTTTTTTCTCGATCTGGGTAATTAAACGAAACGCTGATAACTTGACTTCCGCTAAAACCTAAATCTTTATTCATCATATAATTTACCTGAGAATAAACGATTAATGCTCCTATAATAAAAAAAGCAGCAATTGTAAATTGAAAAATCAACATTGAGTTTCTTATCCAAATACCACTTTTGCTTCTTGAAAAATTCCCTCTTAAAACCTTCAATGTTTCAAAATTAGCTACATAAACTGCTGGAAATATACCCGCAAGAACAATTACAGCAATAAAAATAAAAATAATTTGCAGATAAAATTCAACTCCATTCATAATGAGGGCTTTCCCCAAAAAATCATTATAAAAAGGCAAAGACAACTCTACGATAGCTAACGCTAAAAGGATAGCCAAAATAACAATTATAGCCGTTTCAAAAATAAACTGTAATACGATTTGAGATTTATTTGCCCCAACGATTTTTCGAACACCAACTTCTTTAGCTCTCTTAATTGCAGATGCTGTTGCTAAATTAATGTAGTTCACCAAAGACAAAGCCAAAATAAGCCCAGACAAACCTACCATAATATACAATAATTGTAGATCTCCCCTTCCTTCAGGATAACTCCCTCCAACACTAGAACCTACACCATAAAGTCGTGCCGTTTTAAGCTGATCAAGAATAACTGTAATTGCGCCATTTTCTTTTATATACTGTTCAACTGTCTGCCCGTTTTCTTTAGCATCTTTCATTGTTCGATTAACAAAATTAACATGCTGCATTTTCTTTAAAAGAGTTCCTGCATCTGTTCCTTTTTTCACTTTTACGCAAAGAGTATGATTAAAATTCCCCCAACTCCCCAAATCTCCTTCCTTGATAAGCCCTCCAAAAACATAATTAGGCTCAACAGAAGATGGTCTCATGATTTTATAAACCGCTTTTACGATAAAAATATTTCCATCATTGATAATCGTTTTCCCGATAGGGTCTTCATTTTTAAAAACCACTTTTGCTTCATCTTCCGAAATTGCAACACTATTTTTCTCTTTCAGAATATCTTTTTTAGCACCTTTAACAATTGGGAATGGGAATATTTCAAAAAAATCATAATCGGCAACTATGATTTTTTTACCCATCCATTTTTGATTTTGATATTTAAGTACATCTTCATAGTACCAACTATCAAAGAAAGTAATGTATTCAATTTCTGGAATTGTAGCCTTAGATGTTATTCCAAACGGAATAGGACTAGAATTCCATATATTTCCTGTTTCATCTCCCATGTTGTTGAGAACCTGATAAACGTTCTCCTTTTCTGGATTCCACTGATCGTATGAATTCTCATCATTCCAATATAATATTGCAAAAATAACTCCTGCAATCCCTATGCTTAATCCCAATACATTTAAAAACGAAAACAGTTTGTTTTGTTTTAAATGGTAAACAAATATTTTTATCCAGTTAAGTATCATCCTATTTTATGTATAATTTGGTTGGTTTGATTAGTATCAATAATTTATAAAAACAACGTTTTACAAAACTCTATCACCACTATAATTACTATTGTTATCAATTTTATCATGATTTCTATACTTTAAAAACGTCTACATTTCTTTGATTTAGCTTTTCCGAAAAAACAACCCCATCTTTCATATGAATCGTTTTTTGCGAAAAAGAGGCGTCGTAATCCGAATGTGTTACCATAAGTATTGTTGCTCCTTTGGCATGCAAATCGGTTAAAAGTTCCATAACTTCATTTCCATTTTTACTATCTAAATTCCCTGTTGGCTCATCGGCCAAGATAATCTTAGGGTCATTTACCAAAGCTCTTGCAACTGCAACACGCTGTTGTTGTCCTCCTGATAGTTGTTGAGGAAAGTGTTTCAATCGATGAGAGATATTTAACTTCTCAGCAATTGCTTCTACTTTTTGTTTTCTTTCTGATGTCTTTACATTATTATAAATCAAGGGCAGCTCTATATTATCATAAACTGAAAGCTCATCAATAAGATTAAAGTTTTGAAAAATAAACCCTATATTTTCTTTACGAACAACAGCTCTTCCTTTTTCTTTAAGACCTATCATTTCGTTATCCAACAACTTATAACTCCCACCACTTGCACTATCTAGGAGTCCGATTATATTAAGCAAAGTCGATTTTCCACATCCTGAAGGCCCCATAATGGTTAAAAAATCTCCTTTTTTAATTTTCAAATTAATACCACTTAATGCCGCAGTTTCTACTTCTTCTGTTCTAAAAACTCTAGTTAAATCTTGTATTGTTATCATGTTTTTTAAAATAATTAGTTGTTATTGATTGTGTTTTTTGATTGATGATTGATGATTGATGATTGAACTCTATTTTTTTAATTATTTAGTCTTTATTGAAAGCTCTTCTATGTCTCTATAATCCGAATAAGAAGATGTTATTACTTTTTCTCCTTCTTTTAATCCGCCTAAAACTTCATAATACGAAGGATTTTCTCTACCCAATTTGATTACTCTTTTATCGGCTTTGTTTCCATTTATAACAAAAATCCATTTTCCCGCTGTTTCCTGATTAAAACTTCCTTTTGGCAAAACAAGGATTTTATTTCTCTCTGATAAAATTAATTTTATTCCAAAGCTTAATCCGTCCTGCAAAGCAATTTTATCCTTCGAAACAAAATTTAATTCGACTGAAAAATGACCACTTTTAACTTCTGGAATTACTTTCGTTACGATTACTTCTAGTGTCTTTCCCTGATAGTCAACTTCTCCTTTTAGACCTTCACGCATTTTTTCCAAATAAAACTCATCTACTTCTGCTACCAATTTATAACCTTGTCTGGAATCTATTCTTCCTATACTTTCTCCCGCTTGAAATGTCTTTCCTAAAACTGGCTGAAATGAAGTTAGTCTTCCCGATTCTGGTGCTGTTATCAAAAAGTTCTTTTTATTATTTCTCAAAATATCCAAACTCTTTTCCATAGTTTGAATGGAACGATTGATTTGTGAAATCTGCAATGAGTTAGTTTGCTTCTCTTTTTGAATGCTTTGCTGAATTGTTTTTTTTCGCTCATCCTGAAAACGCAAACTTTCTTTAAATGCATTCCAATCATTTCTAGAAATCACATCCTTCTCATACAATTTAGAATTCATATCATACAACCGTTTAGCATCATTATAATCATGTTCTATTGCAACTAAATCTTTAGTCAAATTCAACTCTTGATTTCTAATGTTCAATTTACCAGTATTCAGATTATTAATTTGTTCTATAATTGCTGTTTCCTGTGTAAGATAATTAAGTTCTGTATTCGGATTATACAATCGAGCCAATGACTGTCCCTTAACAACTGTTGCCCCATTTTCAACAAATATTTCCTTAACAGAACCACCTTCGGTTATATTTACCAACATAACATTCAAAGGTTCCACTTTTGCTTGAAAAACCATAAAATCTTCAAAGAAATCTGTTTCAACAGTTTTTACAATAAGTTCATCTGCCTTAACATTCAGACTTCTTTTTTTGTTAAAAGAAAAAAAGACTACAATAGCCAATGCTAAAAAAGCTCCGATTCCTATTGCCAGATACCTAATTTTTTTACTTTTACGAGGAATTACTTTGTCCATGTTGTTTAATAGTTTACTGATTACCAATAAGTAAATACTGTGCCAGAAGAATTATATTTTGTAAAACACTGGTTTGCAAAGTCATTCAGAATTCATAAAAAAATCTACTGTTCGATAATGAACAGTTGACCGTTCACAACCGAACAAAAAAACATATCATGCGAAAAAAACAAGCCAATATATTAGTTGTCGATGATCAGGAAGAAATTCTTTTTTCGGTAAAAATGATTCTAAAAAAACATTTTGAATCTATTTTCACTGCAAATGACCCAAAAAAAATCATCTCACTTTTATCTGAAAATCCGATTGATGTCGTTTTATTAGACATGAATTATCGTATTGGCTTTGAAGATGGACGCGAAGGAATTCATTGGCTCAAAGAAATTCAATTATTATCACCCCAAACGGTTGTTATTTTGATGACTGCTTTTGGAAAAATAGAAACTGCTGTAGAAGGCATAAAAATAGGTGCTTTTGATTATGTTCTAAAACCTTGGAATAACGAGAAACTATTAGTTACAATTGACAATGCTGTTAATGAAAGTCGAAAAAAATCAAAAAAAACAATCCTAAAGTCTGAAGAGAAAAAATATTTCACTGGATCTTCTGATAAGATAAAACGCGCATATACAATTGCTGACAAAGTAGCCAAAACGGATGCCAATGTGCTTATTTTAGGAGAAAACGGAACTGGTAAATTTGTTTTCGCACAACACATCCATCAAAATTCGCAACGAAAAGACAAGCCTTTTGTTCATGTTGATTTAGGCTCTTTAAGCAATAATTTATTCGAAAGTGAACTGTTCGGTTATGCCAAAGGTGCATTTACAGATGCCCAGACTGATACTCCTGGTCGATTTGAAGCTGCAAGTGAAGGAACTATTTTTCTAGACGAAATTGGGAATATCCCTTTACACTTACAATCAAAACTACTACATATTTTACAAACTAAATCGGTAACCCGCTTAGGCGAAAGTAAAACCAGACCTTTAAACGTGCGTATTATAGCCGCTACTAATAGCGACATAAAAGCTGAAGTAATAAACAAAACATTCCGTGAAGATTTATTGTATCGCATCAATACTATGGAAATTACTTTACCTCCTTTGCGTGAACGAAAAGACGATATTGTACCAATGGCTGAGTATCTTCTTAATGAGATTGGAGAAAAATACAATCAGACCGATATCGTTTTTGATAATAATGTCGCCACATATCTAGAAAAATATCCATGGAAAGGAAACATCCGTGAGATGGAAAATAAGATTGAAAGGGCCTTAATTTTATCTGAAAATAATATCATTACTGTAAATGATTTAGATATTCTCGACTTTGAAGACATTCTAATGGATGACGAAAATCCATTATCAGAAATAGAGAAAAATGCTATTGAAAAATCTTTATTTAAAAACAACAGAAACATTAGTAAAACTGCCGAAGAATTAGGGCTGTCTAGAGCTTCTCTCTACCGTAGAATTGAAAAATATGGTTTAAAAAATATTGAATAATGAAAAACTGGAAATTCTACAACCTCTTATTTTTACGGGTTTTTATTGTTATAATCATCCTTTTTATCGCTCTATATCTAGCACAAAAAGAACTGTACTACAATAGTGTATTGACTGCTGTTGTAGTTATTATTGCATTGATAGAAATGTATTCTTTCATCAAAATAAAAACTAGCTTTTACGACAAAACTATTCTTTCAATTCTTCAGAATGATTACTCAACTAATTTTCCTGAAGAAGAAAAAAAAGGCAGTTTTAAGAATCTTGCTCTTTTATACACTACTCTAAAAGAAAAGCAACAAGAACAAATTTCTAAAGAATTGATTTATCGCTCTATTTTAAATAATATAGACACCGCTACTTTAATTCTAGAAAAAGATGGTAACGATTGGAATATATTCTTAATGAATGATTATTTCTCTTCCTTATTTAATGTCCCTAAAGTGAGTCATTGGAATTATCTTAAAAATTACCTTCCATCGCTTTGTGAAGAAATTGAAAACTCACATTTTAGTGAGCTAAAAACGGCTATCAGTGTCAAGATTGAACAACAGGATTTGCAAACCTTCACTCTACAAACTTCACTTACAAAGTCATTAAACAAAGAATACTTTATTATTCTACTAGACAGTATCCAGCGTGTTATTGACAAAAAAGAAAAAGAAGCTTGGATTACTTTAATGAAAGTCATATCACATGAATTAATGAATTCCCTAACACCAATTCGCTCACTTTCACAAAATTTACTTCAAATAATAGATCAGGAAAAACTCGAAGAAGATGATTTTGAAGATATCAAAAATAGTATATCTACTATTATAAACCGTAGCGATCATTTACAAGTTTTTGTAGAAAACTACCGAAAACTAACTATGTTGCCTACCCCTAATAAAAAACCAACATCGATTAATGCTCTTTTTAATGATTGCCTAAAAATCATGTCGCCAATTTTAAAAGAACAAGGAATTGAATTAATAAACAGCATTAACAGCTCTCGTTCTATTTTCATAGATAAGAGTCAAATGGAACAAGTAATTATCAACTTGATTACCAACAGTATTTTTGCTTTAAAGGATAAACATGAAAAGAAGATATTCTTATCAGCATTGAACGAAAACAATCGTTTTTTCATTACAATCTCTGATACCGGAAAAGGAATTGATCCTGAAATAAGAAATAAAATATTCCTTCCTTTTTTTACAACCCGAAAAGAAGGTGCAGGAATTGGTCTTACTCTTTCAAAGAATATTATTGAAGCTCATGGGGGCTATTTAAGCTACCAAACCGATGACAATAAAACTAATTTTGTGATTTGCTTGATTTAGTTTGCAGTCGCAGGATTTAGTCTCGGTTTGCAGTCACAGTTATCAGTCGCAGTATGGAAGTTGGAATAAAAAACAGTCGCAGTTTGCAGTCACAGTATAAGACTTTAAAATTATTAGCAAAGTACTTTTTAACTGGAAACTAGAAACTGAAGACTAAAACAGACTATATCTCTATTTCCGGTTGCCAAAAATGTTTTTCGAAATCTACTATCTGATTGTCTTTTACTTCGATACCTTCATTTTCGAGTAATTGCTGCATCAGGTTTGTTCCATCAAAGTGATGTTTACCACTAAGCAATCCCTTTCTGTTTACGACACGATGCGCGGGAACATCATCCATATTATGACAAGCATTCATTGCCCAACCCACCATTCTTGCGGAACGTGCAGTTCCCAATGCTTTTGCAATAGCTCCATACGAAGTAACTTTTCCGTACGGAATTTGCCTTGCAATCACATAAACCCTTTCGAAAAAATTCTCCTCTGCCATGGCTTTATTTTTAAGTAAAAACTAAGCGAAATAATACCGTATGATATTGAAAAGTGTAATTATCGAAATTACTCCTGTGATACTTCCGATAATAATATTCATGTTTTTAAGTATATAATCTGTTTTCTGCTCTATCTTTTGAAAGAAAGCAATATAACAGTAAAAAACCGTAAACGACCCCAAAACTGCCCCTGTTACAAAAACTGATATAAAATGGTTCTCAAACAAAAATAGTTTATACGATGCTAGTGTAACACTAACAAAAACGTAATACGGGATTGGAAAAAAATTAAGTGCTGAAAGCAACATCCCTAAAAAGAAACGGCTTTTCTTGCTATTATTTTTAATCTTGTTTTTCTTCTTCTTTGGTTCTTTTGCAATCCAAAGAAAGTAAATTGTTAAGATTGCAAAAATTACAAAACCTATTTCACGTAATAAGATTACAACATCTGGTCGCTGATCGATAATCCTTGCCGATAAAATCGCCAAATATACTTGACAGAAAATAATAAGTACTGCCCCAGCAACGAACCACAATGCATTTTTTTTCCCTTCTTTTAAATTCACTTTGGCTGCCGTCATATTTATTAATCCTGGTGGAATAATACCAATAAAAGCCGTAATAAAACCTAAAATTAAAGGGATAATAAATGTCATGCGCTACGTATCATGTATTAAAAAATGGGCATTGGGAATTAAAAAAAGAGCTACGCTTTAATTTTGAAACGAATATACGTAATTGCCTTATTAATTTCTAAGTATTGCTTCTCATAAAATGTTTGAAAAGCAGTTACCTCTTCTGGGCTTCCCTCATTTACGTATACATTATGATTTGCATATAAAACCTCATGACCTTCTCCATGTAACAACCCTAGGGTATAACCATGCATAAATTCACTATCCGTTTTTAAATTTACAACACCATCTTTTTTAAGGATTTTTTTATACAACTGCAAGAATTCCGAATTAGTCATTCGGTGCTTAGTACGTTTGTATTTTATTTGTGGATCTGGAAAAGTAATCCAGATTTCATCTACTTCATTTTCGGCAAAAATATGGTTTATCAATTCGATTTGAGTACGAATAAAAGCAACATTGTGTAAACCTGTTTCAACAGCAGTTTTAGCACCACGCCAGAAACGAGCTCCTTTTATATCGATTCCAACAAAGTTCTTGTTTGGATATCTCTCCGCTAATCCTACTGAATACTCTCCTTTTCCACAACCTAATTCAAGTACCAACGGATTATCATTCTTAAAGAAGTCTTTATTCCATTTCCCTTTAAGCGGAAATAAATCGCCTACAACTTCTTCTCTCGTTGGTTGAAAAACGTTATCAAATGTTTCGTTTTCCTTGAATCTCTTTAGTTTATTTTTACTTCCCACTTTTTTACAAATATTTCGG encodes:
- a CDS encoding ABC transporter permease is translated as MILNWIKIFVYHLKQNKLFSFLNVLGLSIGIAGVIFAILYWNDENSYDQWNPEKENVYQVLNNMGDETGNIWNSSPIPFGITSKATIPEIEYITFFDSWYYEDVLKYQNQKWMGKKIIVADYDFFEIFPFPIVKGAKKDILKEKNSVAISEDEAKVVFKNEDPIGKTIINDGNIFIVKAVYKIMRPSSVEPNYVFGGLIKEGDLGSWGNFNHTLCVKVKKGTDAGTLLKKMQHVNFVNRTMKDAKENGQTVEQYIKENGAITVILDQLKTARLYGVGSSVGGSYPEGRGDLQLLYIMVGLSGLILALSLVNYINLATASAIKRAKEVGVRKIVGANKSQIVLQFIFETAIIVILAILLALAIVELSLPFYNDFLGKALIMNGVEFYLQIIFIFIAVIVLAGIFPAVYVANFETLKVLRGNFSRSKSGIWIRNSMLIFQFTIAAFFIIGALIVYSQVNYMMNKDLGFSGSQVISVSFNYPDREKRLEKYFTTKQELMKMKGVENVSTFAGSFGEGTNSSSGFKHNGVFIQPGNVEMDFGFLEMMKIKMVQGRDLSPKYASDSINNWLINETCAKVLNLKNPINTVISSGWGNKDGNMKFKVVGVVKDFHLTGFKNKVPPMIFVNIKTLKWNNLGKVYIKVSPENLTETISKLETYWKKNVNPDYPFNYQFVDKAFAKTYKEQVKQKNLFFVLNMIVIVIAIFGLFALASFSMERRLKEIAIRKTLGAETDVLLKELSKQYVLFCLLGFVVGVFPAYFLLSKWLENFAFRIDVPVLPFIIALIVLLFLTLVIVLAKAYQVTKIDILKYLKYE
- a CDS encoding ABC transporter ATP-binding protein, which codes for MITIQDLTRVFRTEEVETAALSGINLKIKKGDFLTIMGPSGCGKSTLLNIIGLLDSASGGSYKLLDNEMIGLKEKGRAVVRKENIGFIFQNFNLIDELSVYDNIELPLIYNNVKTSERKQKVEAIAEKLNISHRLKHFPQQLSGGQQQRVAVARALVNDPKIILADEPTGNLDSKNGNEVMELLTDLHAKGATILMVTHSDYDASFSQKTIHMKDGVVFSEKLNQRNVDVFKV
- a CDS encoding efflux RND transporter periplasmic adaptor subunit encodes the protein MDKVIPRKSKKIRYLAIGIGAFLALAIVVFFSFNKKRSLNVKADELIVKTVETDFFEDFMVFQAKVEPLNVMLVNITEGGSVKEIFVENGATVVKGQSLARLYNPNTELNYLTQETAIIEQINNLNTGKLNIRNQELNLTKDLVAIEHDYNDAKRLYDMNSKLYEKDVISRNDWNAFKESLRFQDERKKTIQQSIQKEKQTNSLQISQINRSIQTMEKSLDILRNNKKNFLITAPESGRLTSFQPVLGKTFQAGESIGRIDSRQGYKLVAEVDEFYLEKMREGLKGEVDYQGKTLEVIVTKVIPEVKSGHFSVELNFVSKDKIALQDGLSFGIKLILSERNKILVLPKGSFNQETAGKWIFVINGNKADKRVIKLGRENPSYYEVLGGLKEGEKVITSSYSDYRDIEELSIKTK
- a CDS encoding sigma-54-dependent transcriptional regulator, translating into MRKKQANILVVDDQEEILFSVKMILKKHFESIFTANDPKKIISLLSENPIDVVLLDMNYRIGFEDGREGIHWLKEIQLLSPQTVVILMTAFGKIETAVEGIKIGAFDYVLKPWNNEKLLVTIDNAVNESRKKSKKTILKSEEKKYFTGSSDKIKRAYTIADKVAKTDANVLILGENGTGKFVFAQHIHQNSQRKDKPFVHVDLGSLSNNLFESELFGYAKGAFTDAQTDTPGRFEAASEGTIFLDEIGNIPLHLQSKLLHILQTKSVTRLGESKTRPLNVRIIAATNSDIKAEVINKTFREDLLYRINTMEITLPPLRERKDDIVPMAEYLLNEIGEKYNQTDIVFDNNVATYLEKYPWKGNIREMENKIERALILSENNIITVNDLDILDFEDILMDDENPLSEIEKNAIEKSLFKNNRNISKTAEELGLSRASLYRRIEKYGLKNIE
- a CDS encoding sensor histidine kinase produces the protein MKNWKFYNLLFLRVFIVIIILFIALYLAQKELYYNSVLTAVVVIIALIEMYSFIKIKTSFYDKTILSILQNDYSTNFPEEEKKGSFKNLALLYTTLKEKQQEQISKELIYRSILNNIDTATLILEKDGNDWNIFLMNDYFSSLFNVPKVSHWNYLKNYLPSLCEEIENSHFSELKTAISVKIEQQDLQTFTLQTSLTKSLNKEYFIILLDSIQRVIDKKEKEAWITLMKVISHELMNSLTPIRSLSQNLLQIIDQEKLEEDDFEDIKNSISTIINRSDHLQVFVENYRKLTMLPTPNKKPTSINALFNDCLKIMSPILKEQGIELINSINSSRSIFIDKSQMEQVIINLITNSIFALKDKHEKKIFLSALNENNRFFITISDTGKGIDPEIRNKIFLPFFTTRKEGAGIGLTLSKNIIEAHGGYLSYQTDDNKTNFVICLI
- a CDS encoding MGMT family protein, with amino-acid sequence MAEENFFERVYVIARQIPYGKVTSYGAIAKALGTARSARMVGWAMNACHNMDDVPAHRVVNRKGLLSGKHHFDGTNLMQQLLENEGIEVKDNQIVDFEKHFWQPEIEI
- a CDS encoding LysE family transporter, which produces MTFIIPLILGFITAFIGIIPPGLINMTAAKVNLKEGKKNALWFVAGAVLIIFCQVYLAILSARIIDQRPDVVILLREIGFVIFAILTIYFLWIAKEPKKKKNKIKNNSKKSRFFLGMLLSALNFFPIPYYVFVSVTLASYKLFLFENHFISVFVTGAVLGSFTVFYCYIAFFQKIEQKTDYILKNMNIIIGSITGVISIITLFNIIRYYFA
- the trmB gene encoding tRNA (guanosine(46)-N7)-methyltransferase TrmB codes for the protein MGSKNKLKRFKENETFDNVFQPTREEVVGDLFPLKGKWNKDFFKNDNPLVLELGCGKGEYSVGLAERYPNKNFVGIDIKGARFWRGAKTAVETGLHNVAFIRTQIELINHIFAENEVDEIWITFPDPQIKYKRTKHRMTNSEFLQLYKKILKKDGVVNLKTDSEFMHGYTLGLLHGEGHEVLYANHNVYVNEGSPEEVTAFQTFYEKQYLEINKAITYIRFKIKA